The Carassius gibelio isolate Cgi1373 ecotype wild population from Czech Republic chromosome A8, carGib1.2-hapl.c, whole genome shotgun sequence genome contains the following window.
ATTGTCACCttccctttctctgctttgcccgcccaaatatttacatataattcagcacAGGCTTTACAatcagacttttatgatatggattcgacagcaccggcacaaacagtgagtaacagtgttcattaatgcctgatctgtgatcagtgatttctgatgtgtagctaatcattcaagttcacacagactttctttctaaatcgtttaatactgtttatgcatcagtgaatcaagccagtgactaaacgatcaacttcacgttgtttctcttagtagcatgaaacaaatctgatATTTAAATTGTGAATTAAATACAGAGAGCAATCAAAGAACGCTCGCTTTTTTcctgagctgttacacatcgcgagtatatctgcacacttgcccaaactgccgttacaacgAATGACGCTTAggctgcacaacggagctcttactgtattcatgtgtcatctgcagcctttcatgtgatggggaaaagatcgaaaaaattattatataatcaacacttccacgattcgttaatctcgacagcctgtaatagtaaaaaaaataaaataaaattatatatatctaCTGTTGTGatatcagccaatcacaacagttgtggtttactcggagtctcacagcagacacgccccttcaaacagagcattcaagccagagggctaatatcaggatctaaaaatgatttttatttctaaattttaaatgtaaaaaacatactaacaatataagtacacctaagagaacattaaaaagcatttaaagataaggaaatgatccatgtcatgggaccttttaAGCATTTTCCAGTTCGAAAACCATAGTAAAGTTTTAGCTAGCAATTTAGAGCATCACATTCATATTCTGAGGTCATCTGCTCGCCTGTTCTGTATAGAGTATGCATTATCAGTAAAGTGTATGCAGAGTGTGGTCTTTTAATGCCACTGTTTTAGTACATTATGCCACTTTAAACACGTTTCATGTTAACTTGTCCAGAACTGACAGTTTGTTCATGCATACTTCTTTTGAGAGGTGATCTAAATATTCATGGTTTGAAAGGGATGGAAAATTGTCAGGTCTGCGCTGCACTTTCAATGGATGTTTTGCCCTCTGTGTCTCTGTGCCAGTCACATGACTGAAAACTGTGAATTCTGTATTTTGAGTACCGCTCTCTCTGCAGAGGTTTAATTTCTGTTGGGGTTGTGTTCTGGTAGAGTAAAATAAGTTCAGAACTGAAACACAGCTGTGTGTTTAAACCCTGACATGCTTTTTGCTACTGATGTGCATTGCAGGGCTGCACATCTGTTTGTTTGCTTGAATTTTTATAACTTTTCCTTTAATTAAGCTGGTTGTGTAGAGGCAGGTTTAAACTGGTTTTCTAACCTGATGTCCTTGCAGGCAGTCACCCAGAATGCTTTCCTGATCAGACTGTTAAACTACACTTCACTACTTCTGTGTAATTCATGTGTTAATTTTTTAACTGCAAAGGCAATTGATGAGATGCCTAGCCAGGTTTGAGAGTAAGGGCAAAGATTTTTTTGTTAAGGGTTTGAAGTGTTGCTGAGTCACTTCACACCATACTTGGAAGGATCCGAACATGAACTTCCAGTATGACTAATATTTTCAGTCAGCCACGTAATAGAGAATTTGACTGAGGACAGTGTAGACTGATGATGCCACTTCCTGAAGTGGAATGTGTCAGTGGTTTCCAAACGCAGACTTCATTATGTACATGTGGCTTTGCACGTAGCCTGAACTCAACAAAGAGGCTCTTCCAGTCACATttaacctgagagagagagagagagagatgctctttttttctttcttgaacCAGTTAGTTTAAGTGTGCTTGTCTTTTGAAAGGAAAAGTGAAaggttaataaatgtaaatgttcggCAAATGAGCGTGTGCTGTAACCTGCTGAAAtaatctttttctctttttgtcttcTTTTCTGTCATAAGGCACTAAATCAAGAATGCAAAATTATTTCAAACTCTGCTAACAAATACGAGTATCAGTTAATACACAACTTCTCAAAagtttaagttttgtttttattcagcaaagatgcattaaattgatcaaaggtggcATAAAAGACATTCTTTTAAAGatctatattttaatttgttctttttaaactttgaaaatatcgaatgcagcaaatcagcatatcagaatgatttctgaaggatcatgtgatactggagtcatggctgctgaaaattcagctttgccagcacaggaataaattaaaattttaaatatattaacagagaatatatattttttcatcataataatatatttcacaatattaccatttgCACATTTCACTTCTCTTGTAGTATTATGAAACTGACAATGAGAGTTTATTACATCTTTCATTTGACCAAGAGGTCAATCTGTGACTTTTAGAGCCTCTATTGGTCAAACACCTTGTTGCTGTATTTTGCAGATGAGAGTTGTCCAAACTTGAACTTTAGTAAGCCACAAAATGAGAATCAAcaccagggtttcccaaactttGTTGTCTGCTGAACACTGTTGATCTGAAACATTTACTTCAGTACCCCTTTTAAGTTcatatttcaaaaatgtaaccatacatgactagcatgttttgttatttttaataaagcatttatttaattaaattatacacTTTAACGATTTAATAATTTGTAAACTCACAAACTCTCTGCCCTTCCCTCATAGACTCCAATTTGGgaatgaatgaaggaatgaaggaatgaatgaaAAGTGATTTGAACACAAAATCTAGTGTTGAGGCCCTTTAGTCCTGTACTTTTTTTCAAGATCCAGAATAATTATGAGagaaatcgtgtgtgtgtgtgtgtgttctgacctGTTTCCCTTGGCTCATGTGAGCACTGATTTGATGTTATGCCATGTAATATCTCTTTGTTGGCACATCACTGGCTGTTTTCAGCCTTGTAAAGCGTTTGATTTTTAGTAGGAGTCACAGTGCTGCTCCTGTAAGTTGTACAGCTGAAATCCTCGCCGTAAAAACAAGTAGCTCTCTGACTAAATGTCTGAACCGTATCCTCTGCTGACTCTCCCGTCTCTCTGAACCAGTTTATATAATCGTTTATGTGTGTATTCTTTGGGACCACTGCTGCCTTTGTCTCTTTTGGGACTGGAAGTGATGGCCCGTTTGGTGCTACACAAAGCCTGtcagaataaattaatttgagGAATGTGATTGGGGGACAGACAAATTGCTTTGAACTCTCATTGGCTGCTTGAAACCAAAAGGAAAGTTTCTCATCCTGATGAAAGATTAGCTTTTATGGTGAACTGGCACATATAAATTCTTGCTTGAAATGAAATATCTGCAAACTTTACAACAATTTTAGTTGTTAATTGTCTATACATTTCTGTACgctaaaataaactatttatgtagCCTTTTTTAAAGCTATTTGACATGTTAGCATTCGCTAGGGCTGTATGTACACGGTATTATTTGCTATTACATTTTTATGGGGTTTCAGACTTTCTCGATAACACTGTGATGGATTTGTCTAATATAGGTTTGGTTATTAGTGGAACCATGCCAAACATCACTGTGTCTCTTCTGTGTTTCTCATTTGAAAGTCTTAACTTACTGAAAACCAAAAGCTTGTTTTGTCAACATGGTAATGAAGTTATTCAACTCTCATTGGTCTAAATGGAGCCTTTCACAAGAAAAGCAAAGCACTGACTACCaaacagtttattaaaaaaaaaaaataataatactattataggcggcagccatatcaccctggagctcAAGACCgttttcccactgaagctaagcagggctgggCCTGGTCAggtcctggatgggagacctcctgggaaaactaggttgctgctggaagaggtgttagtgaggccagcagtgtggtctgtgtgggtccaaatgccccagtgtagtgaaggggacactatactgtcaacaagcaccgtccctcggatgagacgttaaaccgaggtcctgactctctgtggtcatttaaaaatcccaggatTTTCTTTCTGgcacactatggctgccgtcgcatcgtCCAGGTGGATGCCgaacactggtggtggatgaggagatacccctatatgtaaagcgctttgagtaccTAGAAaagcgttatatatatatataagtatattagTATAGCTTGCAATTGTATTAGTGAGGGAACTTCCAGTAATTGTGTTGCAAAAAGGAAGGTTATATAAGGCTGCTGGTTGTGTTTGGTTTACATAATGTTGGAGGCAAGTTAACTGAAATGAATTGCCACACACAAAGACGCACAGAAATAGCAAGTTCCTGTTCTGGTTGCTGGAGGCTGGTCTCATTCTGCTGCTTATGTTTTTCTGATTCACACCAGCTCAGTTGATCATGTCATTTACTGAAGTTTCACAGTTTCCTTCCTCTAAATAGTCTGCTGTGTCCTCCTGCAGTCCTGCTGGTGCGAGTGACTTCTGTTGTGATGCCATCATGTGGTGGAACTATGTGAGTGCAGCATTAAAAGGATATTAAATGCGGCCTGAAACGAAGAGATTTTTCTTTTGCAACAAATCATTGGTAAAATGTTGGTTGTCAGCCTCAGGAGGACAAAGTAAATATTATGTGAGCTGttttgtattctatttatttgatcagagGTTTACAAATTGTGCAACCCTGTGAGgcctttttgttttacttttttcatttattccACCTTGTTTTTTCAAGTTGACCATTTTTGTAAAACGTCATATCAAATGGATAGAATATAAAAGAATTACAAAATTGTTACTCATACTggtgatttatttaataaatcaccTGTTTTCTCTTAGGTTTTCAAGCTTTCAACAAaagaatagaatataaaataagaattattaaattattaccattctggtgtgttttatgtttattattttagaattgtttatttttatttttagctataAATAAGATTATTTCttttaaagtttgtgtgtgtgtatgtatgtgtgtgtgtgtgtgtgtatatgtatatatatatatatatatatatatatatatatatatatatatatatatatatatatatatatatatatatatatatatatatatatatatatatatatatatatatatattttcatcatcattattattattttcttttttaacaaacCTGTATTCTCTCAACAGGACCGATCAGTAGTATTCTGGTGAATAAGTTTGGTAGTCGGCCAATCATGATTGTTGGGGGCTGTCTGTCTGGGACAGGATTAATCGCCGCATCCTTCTGTAACACAGTGGAGGGTCTTTACTTCTGTGTGGGAATTATAGGTGGTAAGTACACTGAATGACATGCATCATGTGGGTACAATTAAATAGTGAAAGTGTCTGAATCGTTTTTCTGAATCGGTTTTCTCCCGTTTCTAGGACTGGGTTTGTCATTTAATCTGAATCCAGCATTGACCATGATTGGCAAATACTTCTACAAGCGCCGGCCAATAGCTAATGGCATCGCGATGGCGGGCAGCCCAGTGTTCTTGTCCACCCTCGCCCCGCTGAACAGCTGGCTGTATGATCAGTTTGGGTGGAGGGGCAGTTTCCTCATTCTGGGCGGAGCTTTGCTGAACTGCTGTGTTGCGGGGTCACTAATGCGACCCATTGGACCAAAACCACAACCTGCCAGTCCAAAAGAGAATGGAGAGCTCAAACCCCAagagaaaaaaacatgcattcaGACCATCAACAGCTTCCTGGATCTGACCCTGTTCACTCACAGAGGCTTCTTGCTGTACCTGTTCGGAAATGTCATCATGTTCTTCGGCCTCTTTACACCCCTGGTGTTCCTGAGTAACTATGCAAAGAGTAAAGAGATTTCCAAGGATAAGGCTGCGTTCTTGTTGTCCATCATGGCCTTCGCTGACATGATCGCTCGGCCGTCCATGGGCCTGGTGGCCAACACTCGCTGGGTCCGTCCACGTGTCCAGTACTTCTTCGCCGCATCTGTGCTGTATAATGGCGTCTGCCACTTGTTGGCACCAATCTCCACCGATTTTGTGGGCTTTGCTATTTATGCAGTGTTTTTCGGCCTAGCATATGGCTGGCTGAGTTCCGTGCTGTTTGAGACTCTCATGGACCTGGTGGGCACTCAGAAGTTCTCCAGTGCTGTCGGGTTGGTCACCATTGTGGAGTGTGTGCCTGTGCTGCTGAGTCCTCCGTTACTGGGTAAGACTGAGTGTAAATCCGTTTCACTTCATGGTCCACACAAAGTTTGCAGTTGGcattaccctcatgtcgttccgaaCCAGTATgacttccacaaaaaaaaaacattatggttACCATTGaccattttatgttccacagaaaagtCATGATGATACAATTTtccctttaaaatgtattattcattgatGCACGTTtacatttaaagagccagtaagatgaaaattctaagcttcctatcactgtttataagtcctgtacattaggtttaaatccattgttaggttaaaaaacattgtcattttgtcaaaatataattttaaaattacctcaattctcagagatccccaaacggttcgcgcgaagctgttcaaaagattcagtttccttaaaccccacctttcggtagcatactgttctgattggtcaactgacatagttttgattggttgttctgcacacaacttcagtgtaaacaatgcgttagcatctgtttggggtgaattatgtcttattcatctcaccgcgaagcaaacagtaatgtaaaaaacttgaacagtctcgctgctttttctactgtgtgggtgtattcaagccgcgtgcttcagtttgaatctgaatagcgcgttcagcgcgggggcgtggtcacattagatataacaaagggagacatgaaaaacagacatcgcgttgttttcatatggattactttatcacagaatatctgttttcggcagcacttgtttagttttaaagtagacatgtcaagctttctatagatatctctcatgtcccttcattgagtattcacggagttacacttcattttaatacatttaatacatttgtacatgaagatcagcgcagacaggctgcagacagcacacatactgataagacgctcgggagaaaacaaacacataacttcataatcatacttcgcgttgtgattcggagatgctcgttggtctaaataaagttggtaatgaaccctcttttatggccaaacactttgaaaatccagctgtactcaccgagattagaaaagcagtcatcagtgaaatgttatgaactcaacaaaagggatttgttgtactgctctggtattgtggtaaaaatgaattttagccattggttcttctgatcttcatcttttggcagtgaaaataaaacaaacttgcctttacaattaaaaacacactgtctccttgaCATTAttatgctatcacaccaaccagagcgtctgtgtggggggtggggcaggtcagagttccgtttctcccaagacggtaggcggagattattatgcaaagattattatgcaaagtttatgcaagggaagtcgtggcctaatggttagagggttggactcccaatcgaagggttgtgagttctagtctcgggccggacggaattgtgggtggggatagtgcacgaacagctctctctccaccttcaataccacgacttaggtgcccttgagcaaggcatcgaacccccaactgctccccgggcgccgcagcataaatggctgcccactgctccgggtgtgtgctcacagtgtgtgtgtgtgtgtgtgttcactgctctgtgtgtgtgcatttcggatgggttaaatgcagagcacaaattctgaatatgggtcaccatacttggctgaatgtcacttcactttcactttcaagtgttcctagtgacgtacatagagatgggcaaaagatttgaaatctataacgact
Protein-coding sequences here:
- the LOC128018586 gene encoding monocarboxylate transporter 1 produces the protein MAPAIGGPVGYTPPEGGWGWAVVVGAFISIGFSYAFPKSITVFFKDIEVVFNATSSQVSWISSIMLAVMYGGGPISSILVNKFGSRPIMIVGGCLSGTGLIAASFCNTVEGLYFCVGIIGGLGLSFNLNPALTMIGKYFYKRRPIANGIAMAGSPVFLSTLAPLNSWLYDQFGWRGSFLILGGALLNCCVAGSLMRPIGPKPQPASPKENGELKPQEKKTCIQTINSFLDLTLFTHRGFLLYLFGNVIMFFGLFTPLVFLSNYAKSKEISKDKAAFLLSIMAFADMIARPSMGLVANTRWVRPRVQYFFAASVLYNGVCHLLAPISTDFVGFAIYAVFFGLAYGWLSSVLFETLMDLVGTQKFSSAVGLVTIVECVPVLLSPPLLGKLNDDYGDYKYTYQACGAILVIASVFLFVGMGINYRLLDKEKREEERRTRQEEKDEETNIDNVLNEKAREVNGGALDA